In the genome of Solirubrobacterales bacterium, the window GACGGCTGGTCACCCAGAGCATCTCCTTCCTCTACGAACTCGAGGGTCCGATGATCAAGACCGAAGATGAGGCGGTCGACAGAAGCGGCACCCACGACGCCGTACTCGGGCATGAACAGAAAGCGCTCGAAGACGGTCGCTTCGAAACGGTTGTGCTGCGCTACGGATTGCTCTACGGGCCGGGGACCTGGTACGCGGCGGACGGCCACATAAGCGAGGAAGTCCGCAAGCGGCGCCTTCCGGTTGTGGGCGACGGTGGCGGGTACTCCTCGTTCCTTCACGTAGAGGACGCCGCCTCCGCTGGGGTCGTGGCCCTCGACCGGGGAGAAGGCATCTACAACGTGACCGATGACGAGCCAGCTCCGCTGGCCGAGTGGCTCCCGGTGCTCGCGGAAGCGCTCGAAGCCAAACCGCCGCGGCGGGTCCCGGCCTGGCTCGCGTCACTGGTTGCGGGCCGGGCTATCGTCCGACAGGCCACGGACGGGCGCGGCGCCTCGAACGCGAAGTTCAAGGCAGAGACCGGCTGGCAGCCCTCGATACCGAGCTGGCGCCAGGGGTTCTTCGAGGCGCTCTAGAACAGGGACTGGTGCCCCGACGGCACCGGAAGGCCGAGGTGCTCGAAAGCCGAGGGCGTGAGGACCCGTCCGCGCGGGGTCCGCTTCAGCATCCCCATCTGGAGCAGATAGGGCTCGAGCACGTCCTCGATCGTGTCCTGTTCCTCCCCGATCGCCACGGCAATCGTTGAAAGGCCGACCGGTCCGCCACC includes:
- a CDS encoding NAD(P)-dependent oxidoreductase: MKIFVAGASGAIGLPLVRQLVAAGHQVTGSTRGGGGAGRIREAGGVAVACDVFNRGQLTEAVKQAGPDIVVNQLTSLPPKFEPKKKGFYDANNRIRSEGGDNVIAATAAAGAGRLVTQSISFLYELEGPMIKTEDEAVDRSGTHDAVLGHEQKALEDGRFETVVLRYGLLYGPGTWYAADGHISEEVRKRRLPVVGDGGGYSSFLHVEDAASAGVVALDRGEGIYNVTDDEPAPLAEWLPVLAEALEAKPPRRVPAWLASLVAGRAIVRQATDGRGASNAKFKAETGWQPSIPSWRQGFFEAL